The Desmodus rotundus isolate HL8 chromosome 13, HLdesRot8A.1, whole genome shotgun sequence genome has a window encoding:
- the CCNA1 gene encoding cyclin-A1 isoform X2, protein MPAKQGFDVHMAEAEPEDGPSCAGSDGVAFGDAYEVDTSTLKSDLHFLLDFSAVSPMVVDAALHSQSEAASDLGTDVISVTEYAEEIHQYLREAEVRRRPKAHYLRKQPDITDGMRRILVDWLVEVAEEYQLRAETLYLAVNFLDRFLSCMSVLRGKLQLVGTAAILLASKYEEIYPPEVDEFVYITDDTYTKRQLLRMEHLLLKVLAFDLTVPTTHQFLLQYLRRQGVCVRTENLAKYVAELSLLEADPFLKYLPSLIAAAAYCLANYTVNKHFWPETLAAFTGYSLSEIGPCLCELHRACLDVPHRPQQAIREKYKASKYLHVSLMEPPAVLPLQ, encoded by the exons ATGCCGGCCAAGCAGGGATTCGACGTCCACATGGCCGAGGCTGAGCCGGAGGATGGACCCAGCTGTGCAGGGAGTGATGGGGTGGCCTTTGGGGACGCATACGAAGTGGACACCAGCACACTGAAGTCAGACCTGCACTTCCTGCTGGACTTTAGCGCAG TGTCCCCTATGGTGGTAGATGCAGCCCTCCATTCCCAGTCTGAAGCGGCGTCCGATTTGGGCACAGATGTGATCAGCGTGACGGAATATGCTGAAGAAATTCATCAGTACCTCCGAGAAGCTGAA GTGCGACGCCGGCCCAAGGCGCACTACCTGCGGAAGCAGCCCGACATCACGGACGGCATGCGCCGGATCCTGGTGGACTGGCTGGTGGAGGTGGCCGAGGAGTACCAGCTGCGAGCCGAGACCCTCTACCTGGCCGTCAACTTCCTGGACCGCTTCCTTTCCTGCATGTCCGTCCTGAGAGGCAAACTGCAGCTCGTGGGGACAGCGGCCATTCTCCTGGCCTC GAAGTACGAAGAGATCTACCCGCCCGAGGTGGACGAGTTTGTCTACATAACGGACGACACCTACACAAAGCGGCAGCTGCTGAGAATGGAGCACCTGCTCCTGAAGGTGCTGGCCTTCGACCTGAccgtgcccaccacccaccagTTCCTCCTGCAGTACCTGAGGAGGCAGGGGGTGTGCGTCAGGACCGAGAACCTGGCCAAG TACGTCGCAGAACTGAGTCTACTTGAAGCCGACCCATTCCTGAAATACCTCCCTTCCCTGATAGCGGCGGCGGCGTACTGCCTGGCCAACTACACCGTCAACAAGCACTTCTGG CCAGAGACCCTGGCTGCGTTCACGGGCTACTCGTTAAGCGAAATCGGGCCGTGCCTGTGTGAGCTCCACAGAGCCTGCCTGGACGTGCCGCACCGACCTCAGCAGGCCATCCGGGAGAAGTACAAGGCCTCGAA GTACCTGCACGTGTCCCTCATGGAGCCGCCTGCTGTGCTCCCTCTGCAGTGA
- the CCNA1 gene encoding cyclin-A1 isoform X1, giving the protein MHLSSKSGVVLAPASRGPDACQMATRAQLGQDPPQRTVLGVLTENVQYRSGQGIPTVRYFSGSENAFPAVGPKALSACGAHMPAKQGFDVHMAEAEPEDGPSCAGSDGVAFGDAYEVDTSTLKSDLHFLLDFSAVSPMVVDAALHSQSEAASDLGTDVISVTEYAEEIHQYLREAEVRRRPKAHYLRKQPDITDGMRRILVDWLVEVAEEYQLRAETLYLAVNFLDRFLSCMSVLRGKLQLVGTAAILLASKYEEIYPPEVDEFVYITDDTYTKRQLLRMEHLLLKVLAFDLTVPTTHQFLLQYLRRQGVCVRTENLAKYVAELSLLEADPFLKYLPSLIAAAAYCLANYTVNKHFWPETLAAFTGYSLSEIGPCLCELHRACLDVPHRPQQAIREKYKASKYLHVSLMEPPAVLPLQ; this is encoded by the exons ATGCATCTTAGCTCCAAGAGCGGAGTAGTCCTGGCTCCGGCGTCCCGAGGTCCCGATGCCTGTCAGATGGCGACCAGAGCCCAGCTCGGCCAGGACCCCCCACAAAGAACAGTGCTAGGGGTGCTAACCGAGAATGTGCAGTACCGGAGCGGCCAG GGGATCCCCACGGTAAGGTACTTCTCGGGGTCGGAAAATGCCTTCCCTGCAGTCGGGCCGAAAGCACTCTCTGCCTGCGGGGCCCACATGCCGGCCAAGCAGGGATTCGACGTCCACATGGCCGAGGCTGAGCCGGAGGATGGACCCAGCTGTGCAGGGAGTGATGGGGTGGCCTTTGGGGACGCATACGAAGTGGACACCAGCACACTGAAGTCAGACCTGCACTTCCTGCTGGACTTTAGCGCAG TGTCCCCTATGGTGGTAGATGCAGCCCTCCATTCCCAGTCTGAAGCGGCGTCCGATTTGGGCACAGATGTGATCAGCGTGACGGAATATGCTGAAGAAATTCATCAGTACCTCCGAGAAGCTGAA GTGCGACGCCGGCCCAAGGCGCACTACCTGCGGAAGCAGCCCGACATCACGGACGGCATGCGCCGGATCCTGGTGGACTGGCTGGTGGAGGTGGCCGAGGAGTACCAGCTGCGAGCCGAGACCCTCTACCTGGCCGTCAACTTCCTGGACCGCTTCCTTTCCTGCATGTCCGTCCTGAGAGGCAAACTGCAGCTCGTGGGGACAGCGGCCATTCTCCTGGCCTC GAAGTACGAAGAGATCTACCCGCCCGAGGTGGACGAGTTTGTCTACATAACGGACGACACCTACACAAAGCGGCAGCTGCTGAGAATGGAGCACCTGCTCCTGAAGGTGCTGGCCTTCGACCTGAccgtgcccaccacccaccagTTCCTCCTGCAGTACCTGAGGAGGCAGGGGGTGTGCGTCAGGACCGAGAACCTGGCCAAG TACGTCGCAGAACTGAGTCTACTTGAAGCCGACCCATTCCTGAAATACCTCCCTTCCCTGATAGCGGCGGCGGCGTACTGCCTGGCCAACTACACCGTCAACAAGCACTTCTGG CCAGAGACCCTGGCTGCGTTCACGGGCTACTCGTTAAGCGAAATCGGGCCGTGCCTGTGTGAGCTCCACAGAGCCTGCCTGGACGTGCCGCACCGACCTCAGCAGGCCATCCGGGAGAAGTACAAGGCCTCGAA GTACCTGCACGTGTCCCTCATGGAGCCGCCTGCTGTGCTCCCTCTGCAGTGA